The Xanthomonas rydalmerensis genomic interval ATTCATCGAGCACGGAGGAATCCAGCACACCTTCGGACGTGGTGGCGATCAACTGCCTGACCTGAGCCTCGCCAGAGCCGCGCAGGCGCCCCTCCGCGGCAATGTCGGCCAACGTATCTAGCAGACGGCTGGCGACGACCGGCTTGGCCAGGAACGTGTGCGCACCGGCCTGTTCACAACGCTGGATCGCGTCGGGTGTGACGTCCGCGCTGAGCACCACCACGGGGGTGCGCGGGCCGCCAGCCTGCATGATCCGCAGCTGCTTCAGCATGTCCAACCCGCTCATGCCGGGCATGTGCAAATCGACAATGACCCCATCGAACTCGCTCTCCGCCAAGGCGTCCAGCACCGATTCGGCCCCCTCGACGCAGATCGGACGGTGACCCGCCTTCTGCAGCAGGCGCTGTAGCACCATGCGATTGGCGGCATGGTCATCGGCCACCAGAATGCGCATGCTGCGGATGCGCGCACGGTGACGCAGGAAGGGATCCGAAAAGGCAATGACGTTCCCAGGCTGGCCGTTCTCCTCGGGGCGTTCGGCGGAAGCCGCCTCCGCCTGCGGCTCTTCCTCGACCGTGCTTACAGGAATCTCGAACGGCAGATCGAACCAGAACCGGCTTCCGCGCGGCAGGTTCTCCTGATAGCCGATACTGCCGCCCATCGACTCCACCAAGCCTTTGGCGATCGTGGTGCCCAGTCCGGTTCCTTCGTAACGGCGGGCCAATCCCACATCCGCCTGCTCGAACGCATCGAACAGCCGCGATCGCATCGACTCCGGCACACCGATGCCCGTGTCGACGATATCGAAACTCAGCCATGTCCGATCCATGTCGGTGCGCAGCAGCTTGACCCGCACGTCGACTCGACCGAAGTCGGTGAACTTGATCGCGTTCCCGGCCAAATTCAGCAGCACTTGGCGCAGGTGGCCTGCATCGCCGAGGAGATGATTCGGCACTTCAGCGGCGATGTCGACGAAATAGCCGATCGCCTTGGCCCGCGCCTGCGGCTGCAGGATCAAACCGATCTGCTCCACGGTTTCGCGCAGAGAGAAGGCACTGTTGTCGATACGGATCTTTCCGGCCTCGATCGCCGAGATGTCGAGCACTTCCTCGACCAGCGAGAGCAGGCTCTTGGCAGACGCCTGGATGGTGCTGACGCACTCGCGCTGCTCGGCATCGAGCCTGGTCGTCGACAGCACCTCTGTCATGCCGGACAGGCCGTTGAGTGGGGTACGGAATTCGTGGCTCATGTTGGCCAGAAAGCGGCTCTTTGCCTCGTTGGCGCGCTGCGCCTCCTTCGTCGCCTGAGTCAATTGCCGCAACAGCCCTGACAGATAAACCGGCACCGCCAACAGGCCGATGACCAGACCAACGCCCAGTCCAAGATTGTTGCGCCAGTAAGACGTTACCAGCACGGTGGTGCCGAAGCTGGCCACCCCCATGGCCACCGCCAGATAAAGATACCGGTTGCCGTAGCGCAAACCATTGCCAACCGTCACCCACAGGACCACGACGTACATCCAGGCCAGCGGCTCGCCCATGCCGATCATCGCCGCAGCGATCAGGCCGTAGTCGGCGATCATGCCGATGATCCGTCGCGTATCGCAACGTTCAGGCCGCCACAGCAACCAGGCCAGCACGCCCAGCGATAGCACCAGACCGGACGACACCACGGCGACCACGTTCAGGTACTCGCGCATGGGCAAGGTCGCGCGCGGACCCGGCAACAGCACATAGCTCAGGATGATAGAGATCAGGGCGATCCGCACCAGGGCCTGCGCGTGCTCGGTATCCTTGCGCTCCGCGAACCGTTGCCGCACCCACCTGATCGCCGCGATCATGTCAGACCCCTGGTCGCGCCGAGGCGGTGGAGAATTTCTCGCAGATCACCTGCAGTTGCTCGCGACCGCGGAACAGCGCGTCCACGCAGCGCGGGTCGAACAGGCGGCCGCGCTGGGCGTAGAGGTAGGCCAGCGTCGCATCCATGGTCCAGGCTTCCTTGTAAGGGCGCGGCGAGATCAGCGCGTCGAACACGTCGGCGACCGCCACGATCCGCGCTTCCAGCGGAATCGCCTCGCCGACCAGGCCGTCCGGGTAGCCGCTGCCGTCGTAGCGCTCATGGTGGCGCAGGGCGATCAGCGCGCCGACCTGGATGAAGCGGTTCTGGCTGCCGCTGAGCAGTTCGTAGCCGATGCGCGGGTGCATGCGCATCACCGCCATCTCGTCCTCGTTGAGCTTGCCCGGCTTGAGCAGCACCGCATCGGGAATG includes:
- a CDS encoding ATP-binding protein — protein: MIAAIRWVRQRFAERKDTEHAQALVRIALISIILSYVLLPGPRATLPMREYLNVVAVVSSGLVLSLGVLAWLLWRPERCDTRRIIGMIADYGLIAAAMIGMGEPLAWMYVVVLWVTVGNGLRYGNRYLYLAVAMGVASFGTTVLVTSYWRNNLGLGVGLVIGLLAVPVYLSGLLRQLTQATKEAQRANEAKSRFLANMSHEFRTPLNGLSGMTEVLSTTRLDAEQRECVSTIQASAKSLLSLVEEVLDISAIEAGKIRIDNSAFSLRETVEQIGLILQPQARAKAIGYFVDIAAEVPNHLLGDAGHLRQVLLNLAGNAIKFTDFGRVDVRVKLLRTDMDRTWLSFDIVDTGIGVPESMRSRLFDAFEQADVGLARRYEGTGLGTTIAKGLVESMGGSIGYQENLPRGSRFWFDLPFEIPVSTVEEEPQAEAASAERPEENGQPGNVIAFSDPFLRHRARIRSMRILVADDHAANRMVLQRLLQKAGHRPICVEGAESVLDALAESEFDGVIVDLHMPGMSGLDMLKQLRIMQAGGPRTPVVVLSADVTPDAIQRCEQAGAHTFLAKPVVASRLLDTLADIAAEGRLRGSGEAQVRQLIATTSEGVLDSSVLDELAGLGMGEGFEREFISQCLNDAEGCLGGMQIAGDAEHWERLREHAHAIKGVASNLGLIRLASLGGELMQMAEWQMRSEWRSRLMALNASLTEGREVLEARARRSASSEENELR